The Vicia villosa cultivar HV-30 ecotype Madison, WI linkage group LG1, Vvil1.0, whole genome shotgun sequence genome includes a region encoding these proteins:
- the LOC131634272 gene encoding SNW/SKI-interacting protein A produces MAALKELLPEPKSSSKTYYDHSNDPWFKQRFTATEEEEKSAAINPKVVPPYMKRSGFVPRKVEDFGEGGAFPEIHVAQYPLDMGRNKSSKPGSKILPVTVDAHGNVAYDAIVKQNENAKKIVYTQHKDLIPKILRNDGDSDMDDADNDDAQREIDETMQETKAALEKIVNVRLSAAQPKNVPKHNSDAKYIKYKPSQQNAAFNSGARERVIRMVEMPVDPLEPPKFKHKRVPKASGSPPVPVMHSPPRPVTVKDQQDWKIPPCISNWKNPKGYTIPLDKRLAADGRGLQEVQINDNFAKLSEALYVSEQKAREAVAMRSKVQKEMLLKEKERKEQELRALAQKARSERIGVAPPAAAAVPVASNKSGVDDGDMRVDYEHRDRDRDRDREREKNFPKESRDEREERLQREKIREERRKERERERRLEAKDAAMGKKSKITRDRDRDISEKVALGLASTKQGTEVMYDERLFNQDKGMSSGFATDDQYNVYDKGLFTAQPTLSTLYRPKKDVDDETYGGANEQLEKIMKTDRFKPDKGFTGASERAGPRDRPVEFESEEADPFGLDQFLTEVKKGKKAMENVGGGGTMRASAGSSMRDSSDGGSGRTRIGFERGR; encoded by the coding sequence ATGGCGGCTCTGAAGGAGCTTCTTCCCGAACCAAAATCATCCTCAAAAACTTATTACGACCACAGCAACGATCCATGGTTCAAGCAACGATTCACCGCAACGGAGGAGGAGGAGAAATCCGCTGCTATCAACCCCAAAGTTGTGCCACCGTATATGAAGCGATCTGGATTTGTTCCTCGGAAGGTGGAGGATTTCGGAGAAGGTGGAGCTTTCCCGGAGATCCATGTTGCACAGTATCCACTGGATATGGGAAGGAACAAGTCTTCAAAGCCTGGCTCCAAGATTCTTCCGGTCACTGTTGATGCTCATGGAAATGTTGCTTATGATGCTATAGTCAAACAGAATGAGAATGCTAAGAAAATTGTCTACACGCAGCATAAGGATTTGATACCCAAGATTCTGAGAAATGATGGAGATAGTGATATGGATGATGCTGACAATGATGATGCTCAACGGGAGATTGATGAAACTATGCAGGAAACGAAAGCTGCTCTTGAGAAGATTGTTAACGTGAGGCTTAGTGCGGCACAGCCTAAAAATGTTCCTAAACATAATTCTGATGCTAAGTATATAAAGTATAAACCATCGCAACAGAATGCGGCTTTCAATTCCGGTGCTAGGGAAAGGGTTATAAGGATGGTTGAGATGCCTGTGGATCCACTTGAGCCCCCGAAATTCAAGCACAAGCGTGTTCCCAAGGCTTCGGGTTCCCCACCTGTTCCGGTGATGCATTCGCCTCCTCGCCCTGTTACTGTGAAAGATCAGCAGGACTGGAAGATACCTCCTTGTATTTCAAATTGGAAGAATCCTAAGGGTTACACTATTCCTCTTGATAAGCGTTTAGCTGCTGATGGGAGAGGACTTCAAGAGGTTCAAATTAATGACAATTTTGCGAAGCTTTCTGAGGCTTTGTATGTCTCGGAGCAGAAGGCTAGAGAAGCTGTTGCTATGAGATCTAAGGTTCAGAAGGAAATGCTTTTGAAGGAGAAGGAAAGGAAGGAACAGGAGCTGAGGGCTTTAGCTCAGAAAGCTCGATCAGAGAGAATTGGTGTGGCCCCTCCAGCGGCTGCTGCGGTTCCTGTTGCTTCGAATAAGAGTGGTGTTGATGATGGTGATATGAGAGTTGATTATGAGCATAGGGACAGAGACAGGGACAGGGACAGGGAAAGGGAAAAGAACTTTCCTAAGGAGAGTAGAGATGAAAGGGAGGAACGGCTGCAACGTGAGAAGATTCGTGAGGAAAGGCGAAAGGAGAGGGAAAGGGAAAGAAGATTGGAGGCCAAGGATGCTGCCATGGGAAAGAAGAGCAAGATTACTAGAGATAGGGATCGTGATATAAGTGAGAAAGTTGCTCTTGGTTTGGCTTCTACTAAGCAAGGGACAGAGGTCATGTATGATGAAAGGCTATTCAACCAGGATAAAGGGATGTCTTCTGGATTTGCCACTGATGATCAGTATAATGTGTATGACAAAGGTTTGTTTACTGCACAGCCAACACTTTCCACCCTTTACAGGCCAAAGAAGGATGTTGATGATGAAACTTATGGAGGTGCAAATGAGCAGCTGGAGAAGATTATGAAGACTGATCGCTTTAAGCCTGACAAAGGATTCACAGGGGCTTCCGAAAGGGCGGGTCCAAGGGATAGGCCAGTCGAGTTTGAGAGTGAAGAAGCTGATCCATTTGGTCTTGATCAGTTCTTGACTGAGGTCAAGAAGGGTAAGAAGGCCATGGAAAATGTAGGCGGGGGAGGAACAATGAGAGCTAGTGCCGGATCTTCAATGCGAGATAGTTCTGATGGAGGTTCTGGCAGGACTCGCATTGGATTTGAAAGAGGGCGTTAA